Proteins encoded together in one Osmerus eperlanus chromosome 20, fOsmEpe2.1, whole genome shotgun sequence window:
- the sdc2 gene encoding syndecan-2 — protein sequence MRNIWIILTLGITAFLSGERIAEAAKPSSPQVDDLYLDETGSGGYYPEDDDDFNSGSGSGVGEEEVEKAVTVSTLYIMPKAVPTKDSTKDFTPRVETAPVRDLSTETPQKPARTEPPAVVTEDVRGRNQMTSTPGGDLDEIPLEPIEVHSENLFQRTEVLAAVIAGGVIGFLFAIFLILLLVYRMRKKDEGSYDLGERKPSGAAYQKAPTKEFYA from the exons ATAGCGGAGGCGGCCAAGCCCTCCTCGCCCCAGGTGGATGATCTGTACCTGGATGAAACAGGCTCTGGAGGATATTACCCTGAGGATGACGACGACTTCAACTCAGGCTCCGGCTCAG gcgtgggggaggaggaggtggagaaagcGGTGACCGTCAGCACGTTGTACATCATGCCCAAAGCTGTGCCCACCAAGGACTCCACCAAAGACTTCACCCCCCGGGTGGAGACAGCTCCAGTCAGGGATCTGTCCACAGAGACGCCCCAGAAGCCCGCcaggacagag cccccagcGGTGGTGACAGAGGACGTGCGTGGCAGGAACCAGATGACCAGCACTCCAGGGGGAGACCTCGATGAGATCCCCCTGGAGCCCATCGAGGTGCACTCGGAAAACCTGTTCCAGAGGACAGAGGTGCTGGCAG CCGTCATTGCGGGCGGGGTCATTGGCTTTCTCTTCGccatcttcctcatcctccttctggTCTACCGCATGAGGAAGAAGGACGAGGGAAGCTACGACCTGGGCGAGAGGAAGCCCTCTGGAGCAGCCTATCAAAAGGCCCCCACCAAGGAGTTTTATGCATAA